The proteins below are encoded in one region of Candidatus Methylomirabilota bacterium:
- a CDS encoding ABC transporter permease, which produces MRRWIVGHLPSIVLFLGLLALWQLASTSLGIREYILPSPAVVARALVSGEIPWSAHVWTTALEIVGAFLLAGAAGVALGVAI; this is translated from the coding sequence ATGCGTCGCTGGATCGTCGGCCATCTGCCGTCCATCGTCCTCTTCCTGGGCTTGCTCGCCCTCTGGCAGCTCGCCTCCACGAGCCTGGGGATCCGCGAGTACATTCTGCCCAGCCCGGCCGTGGTCGCGCGCGCGCTCGTCTCGGGGGAGATTCCCTGGTCCGCCCATGTCTGGACGACGGCGCTGGAGATCGTCGGTGCTTTTCTGCTCGCGGGCGCGGCCGGTGTCGCCCTCGGGGTGGCCATC